CCCGGCTCCAGCCCCGGGACCCGGCGAATGCTCCGGATAATTATGAAACAGAAATGCTGGCGCAACTGGCGCTGGACCGTGATCTTCCTGAACTGTGGGGGTATGATCAGCTGGGCGGGGTCCGGGTTTTCCGCTATATGGTGCCGCTTTATTATGATCCATCCTGTATGCCCTGCCATGGCAAACCCGCCGGGGCAAGCGATATTGCCGGCTTTCCTAAAGAAGGGCGCTCCCCGGGAGATTTTGCCGGTGCGATCAGTGTCGTCGTTCCGATGACGGCTTTCGAGGCGAATATCAATGCTAATATTGTGACTCAAGTCTCGTTCATCCTGTTGATGATCCTGGCCAGTATTGGCGGCATATATCTGATGATGGAACATATTGTGGTCGTACCGATCAAAGAACTGACCGGAAGAGTCCTGGAGCTGGGGGAGGGAAACTGGGCGGCGGCTCTGAATGAAGAGAGCACTTATGATGAGATGCGCTATCTGGCCTCGGCTTTTAATTCTATGGCTGACAGGCTCCAGCAATTGTATAACGAGCTTGAGGGAAAAGTGGCTGAACGCACCCGGCTGCTGTACGAGGCAAACCGGAAGCTTATCGAGCAGGGGCGGGAGCTCAGGGAAATGAATGCCAGGCTCTGCGAGACCGACCGTTTAAAGTCTGAATTCCTGGCTGTAATGAGCCATGAATTGCGCACTCCTCTCACGGCCATCATCGCATTTGCCGAGATCATGCTGGCTGAAGGGCAGGCGCTAAACGAGCTGCAGCGGGAATATCTTGAGGATATTTTTGAAAGCGCTCACCAATTGCTGGGGCAAATCAACGACATCCTGGACATGTCCAAGATGGAAGCCGGCCTCATCCGGCTGAATTGTCAACCGGTCGATATTCCGCAGCTGCTGGAGAGTATCACGAGGATCACTGCCTCGCTCATCGCCCGGAAAAATCTGGGCTTTACTGTCGGGATAGCCCCGGATGTTCCGTTGATTAGCGCGGATTACGAGAAACTAAGCCATATCCTGAGAAATCTGATCAGCAATGCCATTAAATTTACCCCGGCAGGAGGAGAGATTTCGGTAGTTGTTGAAATGATAACCTCCGGTTGCGATACTCCTAAGCTGCAAGTTCTGGTGAAAGATACGGGAATCGGTATCAGCCCCTCCGACCAGACAGTGATTTTTGAGACGTTCCGGCAGGCCGACGCAGCGTGCCGGCGTGAGTATGCCGGCAGCGGGCTGGGGCTGGCCATCGCCAGGAACCTGGTCGAGCTTCACGGCGGGGAAATATGGGTGGAAAGCAGTCCGGATGAAGGCAGTATATTTGGTTTTACCATTCCGGCATCAATCGGGGGGGATGAGTATGGCGGCGGCAAAAATTCTTGCTGTTGACGATGATCCTAAAATCTTGAAAATTCTGCGCCATTGCCTGGAAAAAGAAGGATTTCAGGTAGCTGCGGCAGCCGACGGCGAAGCCGCGGTCAAGGCCGCCAAGCTGGACAGGCCCGACTTGGTCATTCTTGATTTAATGCTGCCGAAGCTAAATGGCCTGGATGTTTGCAAGAGGCTTAGTGCGGAAGCCGAAGACCTGCCCATTATCATTCTTTCGGCCAAAGGGGATGAACTTGACCGGATCGTTGGGCTGAGAATGGGGGTCGATGATTATGTCGCCAAGCCCTTTAGTCCCACCGAACTGGTTCTCCGCGTCCGCGCCGTGCTGCGCCGCGCAAACAGGTCTCAGGCCA
The sequence above is drawn from the Acetonema longum DSM 6540 genome and encodes:
- a CDS encoding DUF3365 domain-containing protein — encoded protein: MIKLKNSLTMKFMLGTAAIMTVMMTVNLLWSLSQYKRQAEAEMKEKAMVITQQLIATRAFIAAKQDAINCDAIGNYEFKHLNPAAVGKGIGDIFNQYSGYRLKQTRLQPRDPANAPDNYETEMLAQLALDRDLPELWGYDQLGGVRVFRYMVPLYYDPSCMPCHGKPAGASDIAGFPKEGRSPGDFAGAISVVVPMTAFEANINANIVTQVSFILLMILASIGGIYLMMEHIVVVPIKELTGRVLELGEGNWAAALNEESTYDEMRYLASAFNSMADRLQQLYNELEGKVAERTRLLYEANRKLIEQGRELREMNARLCETDRLKSEFLAVMSHELRTPLTAIIAFAEIMLAEGQALNELQREYLEDIFESAHQLLGQINDILDMSKMEAGLIRLNCQPVDIPQLLESITRITASLIARKNLGFTVGIAPDVPLISADYEKLSHILRNLISNAIKFTPAGGEISVVVEMITSGCDTPKLQVLVKDTGIGISPSDQTVIFETFRQADAACRREYAGSGLGLAIARNLVELHGGEIWVESSPDEGSIFGFTIPASIGGDEYGGGKNSCC
- a CDS encoding response regulator transcription factor, with translation MAAAKILAVDDDPKILKILRHCLEKEGFQVAAAADGEAAVKAAKLDRPDLVILDLMLPKLNGLDVCKRLSAEAEDLPIIILSAKGDELDRIVGLRMGVDDYVAKPFSPTELVLRVRAVLRRANRSQARPEENPIACGDITIDSRTRTVTVRSQPVILTGKEFDMLFLLMSHSQQVFTRIQLLNKIWHSDYQGDENTVTVHIRRLREKIEPDPSQPCYIQTVWGVGYKFSCSGT